The Psychrobacter sp. JCM 18902 genome window below encodes:
- a CDS encoding plasmid replication DNA-binding protein: MNISVTKAAKEWGVSRTTIYQKVNDGELSRTADKKIDTAEMLRVFGEPVAKKRTEQSLNTTKNTHSNSQAVQNSTALEHQLELEKLKNEHLRQQVSDQKQLIENYQQQIGQLNKTLEKANASIHDFAQVRLLEFKQPKIDAEPQPAQDINTPAETVSEKKRRRWFF; this comes from the coding sequence GCAAAAGAATGGGGCGTATCAAGAACAACAATTTATCAGAAAGTCAACGATGGTGAGCTTTCTAGAACCGCAGACAAGAAAATTGATACTGCCGAGATGCTTCGAGTGTTTGGCGAACCTGTTGCCAAAAAACGTACTGAACAATCACTGAACACTACGAAAAACACGCACTCTAACAGTCAGGCTGTACAGAACAGTACAGCGCTTGAACACCAATTAGAGCTAGAGAAGCTGAAGAACGAACACCTACGGCAGCAAGTCAGCGATCAAAAACAGTTGATAGAGAACTACCAACAACAAATCGGTCAATTAAATAAGACATTGGAGAAAGCCAACGCCAGTATTCACGATTTTGCACAAGTAAGATTGCTAGAGTTCAAACAACCCAAAATTGACGCTGAGCCACAGCCTGCACAAGATATAAATACCCCAGCTGAGACTGTTTCTGAGAAGAAAAGAAGACGGTGGTTCTTTTAA